In bacterium, one genomic interval encodes:
- a CDS encoding methyltransferase domain-containing protein, whose product MTDKPIDIIRTSFGRAFRPAAVAEDICEVSRERLSGILERITPEVTGRFSGCGSPIPEAIGGSRILDLGCGTGRDVFLCAALAGPKGYVMGLDTEQAALAVARKAINTIMENFGFIEPNVAFRQGSIDSLADAGLYDEDFDVVISNRALGHVSDKLKVLREVFRVLKSGGEFQFSDVYCDRRLPKEVESDEELKREELGGAVYLGDFLRLVRSAGFRDPRIVVSLPLEITDTSLCEKLSGATFRAVTFRLFRIRSLEEGEEDYGQAAIYKGTVEGFPNRFALDEENLFETGKALRIGGNTARILTESRFAPHFTLIGGQSRHFGAFTRG is encoded by the coding sequence ATGACGGACAAACCCATCGACATTATCAGAACCTCTTTCGGCAGGGCCTTTCGTCCCGCCGCCGTGGCGGAGGATATCTGCGAGGTTTCCCGCGAGAGGCTCTCGGGGATACTCGAAAGGATAACCCCGGAGGTGACCGGAAGGTTCTCGGGCTGCGGGAGCCCTATTCCGGAGGCTATCGGGGGTTCGCGGATACTGGATCTGGGGTGCGGAACCGGGCGCGACGTTTTTTTGTGCGCCGCCCTCGCCGGTCCGAAGGGGTACGTCATGGGGCTCGATACCGAGCAGGCCGCCCTCGCCGTCGCCCGCAAGGCCATAAACACCATAATGGAGAATTTCGGATTTATTGAGCCCAACGTCGCCTTCCGTCAGGGCAGCATAGACTCCCTGGCCGACGCCGGTCTCTACGACGAGGATTTCGACGTGGTAATCTCTAACCGGGCGCTCGGTCACGTGAGCGACAAGCTAAAAGTTCTTCGGGAGGTCTTCCGGGTGCTGAAGAGCGGCGGAGAGTTCCAGTTCTCCGACGTGTACTGCGACCGGAGGCTACCCAAAGAGGTCGAGAGCGACGAGGAGCTAAAGCGCGAAGAGCTCGGCGGGGCCGTCTACCTCGGAGATTTCCTCCGGTTGGTGCGCTCGGCGGGTTTTCGCGACCCGCGCATAGTGGTGAGCCTCCCCCTTGAAATCACCGACACCTCTCTTTGCGAAAAGCTCTCCGGGGCGACTTTCCGCGCCGTCACCTTCCGCCTCTTCCGCATCCGCTCCCTCGAAGAGGGGGAGGAGGACTACGGGCAGGCCGCAATCTACAAGGGCACGGTGGAGGGCTTCCCGAACCGCTTCGCCCTCGACGAAGAGAACCTCTTCGAGACCGGAAAGGCGCTTCGCATCGGCGGAAACACCGCCAGAATCCTGACCGAATCCCGCTTCGCCCCCCACTTCACCCTCATCGGCGGCCAGTCCCGCCACTTCGGGGCTTTCACCAGAGGTTGA
- the miaB gene encoding tRNA (N6-isopentenyl adenosine(37)-C2)-methylthiotransferase MiaB — protein MERRTFYIQTFGCQMNDHDSAAIASMMEGAGFVRAEGPSDAGVILVNTCAIREKAEQKAYSQIGRWRLLKKERPDLIIGVGGCMAQSEGQKVFTRVPFVDFVFGTQTMHQIPEMVQKVRERKKKPVWIGMQADAASMEKLYVHTKGEGLKAFITVMQGCDNYCSYCIVPFVRGRELSRSSAGIVAEAERLAASGVREITLLGQNVNSYGLKGGDGADFAELIRRVSAVEGIKRLRFTTSHPKDLTDDLIAIFAEEKKAMPHIHLPLQSGSDEVLKAMNRRYTSGHYLGLIEKLRAARPDIAITTDLIVGFPGESVEDFQATLDIMRKVVFDGLFSFKFSPRKGTKAFDMADTIPEAIKEERLAVLQALQQEHTILKNRECVGGTFEVLVEGRSKAGEGQLTGRTPHNRIVNFEGPEALAGREVLVRVTRSWINSMTGELA, from the coding sequence ATGGAGAGACGGACCTTCTATATTCAGACCTTCGGCTGTCAGATGAACGACCACGACAGCGCCGCGATAGCCTCCATGATGGAGGGCGCGGGGTTCGTCCGGGCCGAGGGACCCTCCGACGCCGGAGTAATACTGGTGAACACCTGCGCCATCCGCGAGAAGGCGGAGCAGAAAGCCTACTCGCAGATAGGGCGCTGGCGGCTCCTCAAAAAAGAACGCCCGGACCTCATCATCGGCGTCGGCGGCTGCATGGCTCAGTCCGAGGGGCAAAAGGTCTTCACCCGTGTCCCCTTCGTCGATTTCGTTTTCGGCACTCAGACCATGCACCAGATACCCGAGATGGTGCAAAAGGTGAGGGAACGCAAGAAAAAGCCTGTATGGATCGGGATGCAGGCCGACGCGGCTTCGATGGAAAAACTCTATGTCCACACTAAAGGCGAGGGGCTCAAGGCTTTCATCACCGTCATGCAGGGGTGCGACAACTACTGCTCCTACTGCATAGTCCCCTTCGTGCGGGGCAGGGAGCTTTCCCGCTCCAGCGCCGGGATAGTGGCCGAGGCCGAAAGGCTCGCCGCGTCCGGCGTCCGCGAGATAACGCTCCTGGGGCAGAACGTCAACTCCTACGGACTCAAAGGTGGAGACGGGGCCGACTTCGCGGAGCTTATAAGGCGCGTCTCGGCGGTCGAAGGGATAAAACGGCTACGTTTCACCACCAGCCACCCCAAGGACCTCACCGACGACCTCATCGCCATCTTCGCCGAGGAGAAAAAGGCGATGCCTCACATACATCTCCCGCTCCAGTCCGGCTCCGACGAGGTGCTAAAAGCGATGAACAGGCGCTACACCTCCGGCCACTACCTCGGGCTCATAGAAAAGCTGAGAGCTGCGAGGCCCGACATAGCGATAACCACCGACCTCATCGTCGGTTTCCCCGGCGAGAGCGTCGAGGATTTTCAGGCGACCCTCGATATCATGCGAAAAGTGGTCTTCGACGGCCTTTTCAGCTTTAAATTCTCCCCGCGCAAGGGAACCAAGGCCTTCGACATGGCCGACACCATCCCCGAAGCGATAAAGGAAGAGCGCCTCGCCGTGCTCCAAGCTCTCCAGCAGGAGCACACCATACTCAAGAACCGCGAGTGCGTCGGGGGAACCTTTGAGGTGCTGGTTGAGGGGCGCTCAAAGGCGGGCGAGGGGCAGCTCACCGGGCGCACCCCGCACAACCGGATCGTGAATTTCGAGGGGCCGGAGGCGCTTGCGGGCAGAGAAGTTCTTGTTAGGGTTACAAGGTCGTGGATTAATTCGATGACGGGGGAGTTGGCGTAG